One segment of Saprospiraceae bacterium DNA contains the following:
- a CDS encoding OmpA family protein: protein MKSIRHITLLSSTLLAFFPSFLLGQNLVLNPGFEEITPDKSVTLNSPIETAAHWSAPHAGKSLLYTTSNGYIYDPNGASWPFKARTGKNVAGMNVYGESMFGEPLREYIQGTLTRPLTVGKQYVFEFWVHYHCEGANNIGIVFLPEKIKDNSTGLLKFQPVSFQKEVTKYNNDKDTWTVVRDTFVAVKPFKSFIIGNFLPDSLTEIEDNGYNHHFAYIDDIVVLELSNKAQVVISKAETEKWEGNTEVSKVLAVAPKGVSSETSLVYFKFDSATLQPEAKSMLDEIAAQWGQTPNGVTIALGGHASSEGSSAYNKRLSQRRNQAVRRYLLSKGIPASNISTTAFGEENPAADNDTEGNRSKNRRVEIRVNQ from the coding sequence ATGAAATCAATTCGACACATCACACTCTTGAGCAGCACCCTGCTAGCGTTTTTTCCCTCGTTCCTTCTAGGGCAGAACCTCGTGCTCAACCCCGGCTTTGAGGAAATCACCCCCGACAAGTCCGTCACGCTGAACAGCCCCATCGAGACGGCAGCCCACTGGAGCGCCCCACACGCTGGCAAGTCTTTGCTCTACACCACCTCCAACGGCTACATATACGACCCTAACGGTGCCTCGTGGCCCTTCAAGGCACGCACCGGCAAAAACGTGGCGGGTATGAACGTCTATGGGGAAAGTATGTTCGGCGAGCCGCTCCGCGAATACATCCAAGGCACCTTGACGCGCCCACTGACGGTGGGCAAGCAGTATGTTTTTGAGTTTTGGGTACACTACCACTGCGAGGGAGCCAACAACATAGGCATTGTTTTTTTGCCTGAAAAAATCAAGGACAACTCCACCGGATTACTCAAATTCCAACCTGTTTCATTTCAAAAAGAGGTCACCAAATACAATAACGACAAGGACACTTGGACAGTGGTGCGCGATACCTTCGTAGCCGTGAAGCCATTCAAAAGTTTCATCATTGGCAATTTTTTGCCCGACAGCCTGACCGAGATAGAAGACAACGGCTACAATCACCACTTTGCATACATTGACGACATTGTGGTGCTGGAATTGAGCAATAAAGCACAGGTTGTCATTTCAAAAGCCGAAACGGAGAAGTGGGAAGGCAACACGGAAGTAAGCAAAGTATTGGCAGTGGCACCGAAAGGCGTGTCGTCAGAGACATCGCTCGTCTATTTCAAGTTTGACTCCGCCACATTGCAACCCGAGGCCAAATCCATGCTCGACGAAATCGCCGCCCAATGGGGACAAACCCCCAACGGCGTCACCATCGCGCTCGGGGGCCATGCCAGCAGCGAAGGCAGCTCGGCGTACAACAAAAGGCTCTCTCAACGCCGCAACCAAGCCGTGCGCAGATACCTTCTTTCAAAAGGCATACCCGCTTCCAATATCTCCACGACCGCTTTTGGGGAAGAAAACCCCGCCGCCGACAATGATACGGAGGGCAACAGGAGCAAAAACCGACGGGTAGAAATTCGAGTGAATCAGTAA
- a CDS encoding prohibitin family protein, producing MRNTVFFKLFGAAVVLLSHVAQSCTVVRQGEFGVKRKLGKYDDNVYTSGLRTFNPFTSRIVKISGQTENIEVSVNIPSREGLTIQSEVSILYNVVQRQAPSLLRSVGLDYEQTIILPVFRSAVADVTARYYAKDMHSGSRAEIEVSIRELMMQTLEKKGIIVEAVLLKSIVLPRNLTKAIEEKLEAEQQAQRMEFVLLQEKQEAERKRIQAQGLSDANKIIAEGLSQEVLQFKALDAWLELSKSPNAKVIITNGSVPTMMDIDQPTSTTMQPRPIPSRATGPVLGSNE from the coding sequence ATGAGAAATACCGTGTTTTTCAAATTGTTTGGTGCGGCGGTTGTGTTGCTGAGCCATGTCGCCCAAAGCTGCACCGTCGTTCGTCAAGGAGAGTTCGGGGTAAAACGCAAATTGGGCAAATACGACGACAACGTCTATACCAGCGGCCTGCGCACGTTCAATCCATTCACCAGTAGAATCGTGAAAATAAGCGGACAAACCGAGAACATCGAAGTCTCCGTCAATATCCCTTCGCGCGAGGGCCTCACCATTCAGAGCGAGGTCTCCATACTCTACAATGTGGTGCAAAGGCAAGCCCCCAGTCTGCTCCGCAGCGTTGGGCTGGACTATGAGCAAACCATCATCCTGCCCGTGTTCCGCTCTGCGGTGGCCGATGTCACCGCCCGCTACTACGCAAAGGACATGCACTCAGGCAGCCGGGCAGAAATCGAGGTAAGCATCCGCGAGTTGATGATGCAGACTTTGGAGAAAAAAGGCATCATAGTGGAAGCGGTGTTGTTGAAAAGCATCGTGTTGCCACGCAACCTGACCAAGGCAATAGAGGAAAAACTTGAAGCCGAACAACAAGCACAACGGATGGAATTTGTGCTTTTGCAGGAAAAACAGGAGGCCGAACGCAAGCGCATACAAGCGCAAGGCTTGAGCGATGCCAACAAAATCATTGCCGAAGGCCTAAGCCAAGAAGTGTTGCAGTTCAAAGCCCTCGACGCTTGGCTCGAATTGAGCAAGTCGCCCAACGCCAAGGTCATCATCACCAATGGCTCAGTGCCCACCATGATGGACATTGACCAACCGACCTCCACCACCATGCAGCCCCGCCCCATCCCATCAAGAGCGACTGGGCCAGTACTCGGCTCCAACGAATAA
- a CDS encoding DUF4252 domain-containing protein: protein MKQIMLCLVVAMLASGMAQSQPEAIAQFIEQHKKAPAFTFAYLSKDLFEVATQTRVADKDWNKLHNVVRNIGSLSILAADSITDGIKLYKEALQKVPTDEFDELLTVRDGKENVRIWAKSEESVVTDMVLLVGSPDEFVLVCFAGELELGNLSELAELFEAGAAEQLARTTEAVAIDFGVSPNPSSGAFTIAYNDEQDVPSLLCVIDQHGRQVAQLRLSGIPIQQVILPELPSGLYWVQLKTQGGKVGVKQVRIVKN, encoded by the coding sequence ATGAAACAAATTATGCTTTGCCTCGTCGTGGCCATGCTTGCCAGTGGCATGGCTCAATCTCAACCCGAAGCCATCGCCCAGTTTATCGAGCAACATAAAAAAGCCCCGGCCTTCACCTTTGCTTATCTGAGCAAGGACCTCTTCGAGGTGGCGACGCAGACCCGCGTGGCCGACAAGGACTGGAACAAACTGCACAACGTGGTGAGGAACATCGGGAGCCTGAGCATTTTGGCCGCAGATAGCATCACTGACGGCATTAAACTTTACAAGGAAGCACTTCAAAAAGTGCCTACCGATGAGTTTGATGAATTGTTGACTGTTCGGGATGGCAAGGAAAACGTCCGTATTTGGGCCAAAAGCGAGGAAAGTGTCGTGACGGACATGGTGTTGCTGGTGGGTTCGCCCGATGAATTTGTGTTGGTTTGCTTTGCGGGCGAGCTCGAATTGGGCAATCTCTCCGAGTTGGCTGAATTGTTTGAGGCGGGAGCGGCCGAGCAGTTGGCCCGCACCACTGAGGCGGTGGCTATTGATTTCGGTGTCAGCCCCAACCCAAGCAGCGGAGCGTTCACGATTGCCTACAATGACGAGCAAGACGTTCCGTCGCTGCTTTGCGTGATTGACCAGCATGGCCGTCAGGTTGCTCAGTTGCGTCTTTCGGGCATACCGATTCAGCAAGTGATTTTGCCCGAGCTGCCGAGTGGCCTATATTGGGTGCAGCTAAAAACTCAAGGCGGCAAGGTCGGTGTGAAACAGGTGCGCATCGTGAAAAACTGA
- a CDS encoding OmpA family protein: MSFERKLGWLASALALPFFMAAQTKDAPINFANPSFEDLPRSGVTPSGWYDCGSPGETPPDVQPGQFDVTKPPSHGNSYLGLVVRDNETWEGVAQRLSRPLEKGQCYEFTMDICRSELYLSTSKLTGQSANYATPAKLRIWGGTGFCSKAELLYETSVVTNTRWLGHTFRLSPKNSNYSFIFFEAYYKTPVLFPYNGNILLDNASAIKPVVCGPDKMPDEKPPAPPITTNKPKENNTTSKGGATVREDSSTKRQPEPVKPVATDIERRKGKIYRLDHVYFDAGKFEIKPESEPELEKFYKFLRENPDIVVEVRGHTNNLMYPDSTAAFNLSTNRAKSVAEWLVEKGIDASRVQYKGYGWKMPVEPNTSPEGRKKNQRVEVKIVNMNG; this comes from the coding sequence ATGTCTTTTGAAAGAAAACTTGGGTGGCTTGCCAGCGCTTTGGCGCTACCGTTCTTTATGGCCGCGCAAACCAAAGACGCGCCCATCAACTTCGCCAACCCGTCGTTCGAGGATTTGCCGCGCTCCGGCGTAACCCCCTCTGGTTGGTACGACTGTGGCAGCCCCGGAGAAACCCCACCGGATGTGCAACCCGGCCAATTCGACGTGACCAAGCCGCCCAGCCACGGCAACTCCTATCTCGGCCTTGTGGTGCGTGACAACGAAACATGGGAAGGCGTGGCGCAACGCCTCAGCCGCCCCTTGGAAAAAGGACAGTGCTACGAGTTCACGATGGACATCTGCCGGTCGGAGCTTTACCTGAGCACCAGCAAACTCACCGGCCAAAGCGCCAACTATGCCACGCCTGCCAAATTGCGCATATGGGGCGGCACTGGCTTTTGCAGCAAAGCAGAATTGCTTTACGAGACCTCCGTCGTCACCAACACCCGCTGGCTTGGGCACACCTTCCGCCTAAGCCCAAAGAACAGCAACTATTCGTTCATCTTTTTTGAGGCTTATTACAAGACCCCCGTTTTGTTCCCGTACAATGGCAACATCCTGCTCGACAACGCCAGCGCCATCAAGCCAGTCGTGTGCGGCCCCGACAAAATGCCCGACGAAAAGCCCCCTGCGCCTCCTATCACGACCAATAAACCGAAGGAAAACAACACAACGAGCAAGGGCGGCGCAACCGTGCGGGAGGATAGCTCAACCAAGCGCCAGCCCGAGCCAGTCAAGCCCGTCGCAACAGACATTGAGCGCAGAAAAGGCAAAATTTATCGCCTCGACCATGTTTATTTCGATGCCGGAAAATTTGAAATAAAGCCCGAAAGCGAACCTGAACTTGAAAAATTCTACAAGTTCTTGCGGGAAAACCCGGACATCGTGGTAGAGGTGCGCGGACACACCAACAATCTCATGTACCCCGACTCCACGGCAGCCTTCAACCTCTCGACCAATCGAGCCAAATCAGTGGCCGAATGGCTCGTAGAAAAAGGCATTGATGCCAGCCGCGTCCAATACAAAGGGTATGGGTGGAAAATGCCGGTGGAGCCAAACACGTCGCCAGAAGGCAGAAAAAAGAACCAACGCGTGGAAGTGAAGATTGTGAACATGAACGGGTAG
- the clpX gene encoding ATP-dependent Clp protease ATP-binding subunit ClpX, which yields MINRGRPTQHRCSFCGRSEEEVMILVSGMDGQICETCVEKAQEIIDQELRKAGVQQEAEPSEGKSSRYSGPIHLIPPRDIKTFLDQYVIGQDDAKKVLAVAVYNHYKRLQQYGNTTPDDVEIEKSNVLFVGQTGTGKTLLAKTIAKLLNVPFAIVDATIFTEAGYVGEDVESILSRLLQVCDFDVEAAERGIVYIDEIDKIARKQDNPSITRDVSGEGVQQGMLKMLEGAEVLVPPQGGRKHPEQKLVKINTQNILFIAGGAFDGIEKIIARRVNTQIIGFNKKETERIDKENLLQYVSHQDVKSYGLIPELVGRMPIVVHLEPLDLMALRRILTEPRNALIRQYEKLFALEGVQLNILPEAIDFIAEKALEYKLGARGLRSLCEAILTDAMFELPTSTKGDKKQLDIDREYAEEKLEGARIGRLKAA from the coding sequence ATGATAAATCGTGGCAGACCAACACAACACCGCTGCTCTTTCTGCGGACGCAGCGAAGAGGAAGTGATGATACTCGTCTCCGGCATGGACGGGCAGATATGCGAAACCTGCGTGGAAAAAGCGCAGGAAATCATTGACCAAGAACTCCGAAAAGCCGGCGTGCAACAAGAGGCGGAGCCTTCCGAAGGCAAAAGCAGCCGATACAGCGGCCCTATCCATCTTATCCCTCCCCGCGACATCAAGACCTTTCTCGACCAGTACGTCATTGGTCAAGATGATGCTAAAAAAGTGCTGGCGGTGGCCGTTTACAACCATTACAAACGCCTCCAGCAGTACGGCAACACCACGCCGGATGACGTGGAAATAGAAAAGTCCAACGTGCTGTTCGTCGGCCAGACGGGCACGGGAAAAACGCTCTTGGCCAAGACGATTGCCAAACTGCTCAACGTGCCCTTTGCCATTGTGGATGCCACCATTTTCACCGAAGCAGGCTATGTGGGCGAAGACGTGGAGAGCATCCTCTCGCGCCTGTTGCAAGTGTGCGATTTCGACGTGGAGGCTGCCGAACGCGGCATCGTTTACATTGACGAAATTGACAAAATCGCCCGCAAACAGGACAACCCCTCCATCACCCGCGACGTGTCGGGCGAGGGCGTGCAGCAGGGAATGTTGAAAATGTTGGAAGGTGCGGAAGTACTCGTGCCGCCGCAGGGAGGCCGCAAGCACCCGGAGCAAAAATTGGTAAAAATCAACACTCAGAACATCCTCTTCATCGCGGGAGGCGCTTTCGATGGCATTGAAAAAATCATCGCCCGGCGCGTCAACACACAGATTATCGGCTTCAACAAAAAGGAAACCGAGCGCATTGACAAAGAAAACCTGCTTCAATACGTCAGCCATCAAGACGTGAAAAGCTACGGCCTCATACCCGAACTCGTGGGCCGTATGCCCATCGTCGTCCACCTCGAACCGCTCGACCTGATGGCGCTGCGCCGCATCCTCACCGAACCGCGCAACGCGCTCATCCGCCAATATGAAAAATTGTTTGCCCTCGAAGGAGTGCAGCTCAACATACTGCCCGAAGCGATTGATTTTATTGCTGAAAAAGCCCTCGAATACAAACTCGGCGCGCGTGGCTTGCGCTCACTCTGCGAGGCCATCCTTACCGATGCCATGTTCGAACTGCCCACCTCGACCAAAGGCGATAAAAAACAGTTGGACATTGACCGCGAATATGCCGAGGAAAAACTGGAAGGAGCACGAATCGGGCGTTTGAAGGCTGCGTGA
- a CDS encoding ATP-dependent Clp protease proteolytic subunit has translation MFDKNEFQKYATKHLGMSSMHLDKYMTATGAVAAPNIRAFTPAVIEERQMNVVAMDVFSRLMMDRIIFMGVPVTEYVSNVIQAQLLFLESSDPKRDIQMFINSPGGSVIDGLGIYDTMQYVAPDVATICTGLAASMSAVLLASGTKGKRSCLFHSHVMIHQPMGGAQGQVSDIEITYKLIKKMQKSLYDILAHHTGQPYEKIEEDCDRDNWMNAEEAKTYGLVDEVLDRNNPRRKQD, from the coding sequence ATGTTTGACAAAAACGAATTTCAGAAGTACGCCACCAAGCATCTCGGCATGAGCAGCATGCACTTGGACAAGTACATGACGGCCACCGGAGCCGTTGCAGCGCCCAACATCCGCGCATTCACGCCAGCAGTCATCGAGGAACGCCAGATGAACGTGGTCGCCATGGACGTCTTTAGCCGTTTGATGATGGACCGCATCATCTTCATGGGTGTGCCCGTCACGGAGTATGTCTCCAACGTGATACAGGCCCAGCTCCTGTTCCTCGAATCAAGCGACCCCAAGCGCGATATCCAAATGTTTATCAACAGCCCCGGCGGTTCGGTCATTGACGGGCTTGGCATCTACGACACCATGCAATATGTCGCGCCCGATGTAGCCACTATATGCACCGGGTTGGCGGCATCCATGAGCGCCGTGTTGCTCGCTTCCGGCACCAAAGGCAAGCGCAGCTGCCTGTTTCACAGCCATGTCATGATTCACCAGCCGATGGGTGGGGCGCAAGGCCAAGTTTCAGACATCGAGATTACCTACAAGCTGATTAAGAAAATGCAGAAATCACTCTACGATATCCTCGCTCACCATACGGGTCAGCCTTATGAGAAAATCGAAGAGGACTGCGACCGCGACAATTGGATGAACGCCGAGGAAGCCAAAACCTATGGTTTAGTGGATGAGGTGCTCGACCGCAACAACCCGCGCAGAAAGCAAGACTGA
- a CDS encoding bifunctional (p)ppGpp synthetase/guanosine-3',5'-bis(diphosphate) 3'-pyrophosphohydrolase: protein MPGEAEDRALINRAYRKLLKSFKTPLNKKDRKAIRAAFEMAAEAHKKQRRKSGEPYITHPIAVARICVEEIGLGPTAAICALLHDVVEDTDITLKEIHERFGPRVSLIVDGLTKLDGLHDSESPQAENIGKVLRAMVSDVRVVLIKMADRLHNLRTIKSMAHHKQLKIAAETTSIYAPLAHRLGLYQIKSEFQDLCLKINHPEEYHEIADKLAQTRRAREHYIREFTKPIHAWLDEMGIPARITGRPKTIYSIRNKIKTKQVSFEDIYDLFAVRIVLDVPPNEERMACWQVYTFVTDYYKPIPERLKDWITSPKANGYESLHTTVVGPEGRYVEVQIRSERMDDIAERGFAAHWKYKGVAGLSKQKKDVFENWLNQVRETLENTGTGNAVEFLADFQSNLLTDDIHVFTPKGEMKILPEGATALDFAFSIHSDVGCTCQAVKVNNRLERIDYVLHSGDQVEVITNKKQKPKEDWLQFVVTSRAKTRIRTALKEEKRKQAEFGREILERKLNAFKCSVEDNADMLAKWYGYPNRLEFLSAIYLEQVDLKDLKKFRSDGVHLVEIEEKNIKPDAAEAVTDEAPPAVRLKPGDKPQVIINGEPGSYYPYSFATCCNPVHGDAIFAYMTVSQGFKIHRTTCPNADHLLSNYGHRILGAGWGNVVKSNFLTTLVVTGIDSGPGVIKELTDKISGLGINIRSFSISGEGGYFEGRVGLVVANLDQLNVVIRELKSFDWVSQVIRES, encoded by the coding sequence ATGCCCGGCGAAGCGGAAGACCGCGCCCTTATCAACCGCGCTTATCGCAAGCTGCTCAAATCCTTCAAAACTCCGCTCAACAAAAAGGACCGCAAAGCCATTCGCGCGGCCTTTGAAATGGCAGCAGAGGCACACAAAAAACAACGCAGAAAGTCGGGCGAACCCTACATCACGCACCCCATCGCCGTGGCGCGGATTTGTGTCGAAGAAATCGGGCTGGGGCCTACGGCGGCCATTTGTGCGCTGCTCCACGACGTGGTGGAAGATACCGACATCACGCTCAAGGAAATCCATGAGCGTTTTGGCCCGCGCGTGTCGCTCATAGTGGATGGATTGACCAAGCTCGATGGACTGCACGACTCGGAAAGCCCACAAGCCGAAAACATAGGCAAGGTGCTCCGCGCGATGGTCTCTGATGTGCGGGTAGTGCTGATAAAAATGGCCGACCGCCTCCACAACCTGCGCACCATCAAAAGCATGGCGCATCACAAACAACTGAAAATCGCTGCCGAAACCACCTCCATCTATGCCCCTCTGGCGCACAGATTGGGCCTTTATCAAATCAAAAGCGAGTTTCAGGATTTGTGCCTGAAAATCAACCACCCCGAAGAATATCACGAAATCGCCGACAAGCTGGCGCAAACCCGCCGTGCCCGCGAACACTATATCCGAGAGTTCACCAAACCCATCCATGCATGGCTCGACGAGATGGGCATCCCGGCTCGCATCACCGGGCGCCCCAAGACGATTTACTCGATTCGGAATAAGATAAAGACCAAACAGGTGTCATTTGAAGACATCTACGACCTCTTTGCCGTTCGTATCGTGTTGGACGTGCCGCCCAATGAGGAGCGTATGGCTTGCTGGCAGGTTTACACTTTTGTGACCGACTACTATAAACCCATACCCGAACGCCTCAAGGATTGGATTACCAGCCCCAAAGCCAATGGCTACGAATCGCTCCACACCACGGTGGTCGGCCCGGAAGGACGCTATGTGGAGGTGCAAATTCGCTCGGAGCGGATGGACGACATCGCCGAGCGCGGGTTTGCTGCGCATTGGAAATACAAAGGGGTGGCCGGGCTGAGCAAGCAAAAGAAAGACGTGTTCGAAAATTGGCTCAATCAGGTGCGCGAGACGCTGGAAAACACTGGCACCGGAAATGCAGTGGAATTCCTCGCCGATTTCCAGAGCAACCTACTCACCGACGACATACATGTGTTCACTCCGAAAGGGGAGATGAAAATATTGCCAGAAGGAGCCACCGCGCTTGATTTTGCCTTCAGCATTCACTCCGACGTTGGCTGCACCTGCCAAGCGGTGAAGGTGAACAACCGACTCGAGCGCATTGATTATGTGCTCCACAGCGGCGACCAAGTGGAGGTCATCACCAACAAAAAACAAAAGCCCAAAGAGGATTGGCTCCAATTCGTCGTCACTTCAAGGGCCAAGACGCGGATTCGCACCGCGCTCAAAGAAGAAAAGCGCAAGCAGGCGGAGTTTGGCCGTGAGATACTCGAACGCAAACTCAACGCTTTCAAATGCTCGGTGGAAGACAATGCCGATATGCTAGCCAAATGGTATGGCTATCCCAACCGATTGGAATTTTTGAGTGCCATCTATCTGGAACAGGTGGATTTGAAAGACCTCAAAAAATTCCGCTCGGATGGTGTGCATCTGGTGGAAATCGAGGAAAAAAACATCAAACCGGACGCAGCGGAGGCCGTTACTGACGAAGCCCCCCCCGCGGTTCGCCTCAAACCCGGCGACAAGCCACAAGTCATCATCAACGGGGAGCCGGGCAGCTACTATCCCTACTCCTTCGCTACCTGCTGCAATCCCGTGCATGGCGACGCGATTTTTGCTTATATGACCGTCAGCCAAGGGTTCAAAATCCACCGAACCACCTGCCCAAATGCCGACCACCTGCTTTCCAACTACGGCCACCGCATTCTCGGTGCGGGGTGGGGCAACGTGGTGAAATCCAACTTCCTCACCACGCTCGTAGTCACAGGTATTGACAGCGGCCCGGGTGTCATCAAGGAACTCACCGACAAAATATCGGGACTTGGCATCAACATCAGGTCGTTCTCCATCTCTGGTGAGGGGGGGTATTTCGAGGGGCGAGTCGGGCTGGTGGTCGCCAATCTCGACCAACTCAATGTGGTGATAAGGGAACTAAAAAGTTTTGATTGGGTGTCGCAAGTAATTCGAGAGAGTTGA
- a CDS encoding patatin-like phospholipase family protein encodes MKQILLWAVLPLFLCFSLQAQQPSQARPKIGLALSGGGAKGLAHIGVLKAIDSAGLKIDYLTGTSMGSIVGGLYALGYSSDSIEKMARTLEWDVLLTNRTSLRSMIMEEKEEYGKYALELQLTGDGFKLPTGVLEGTEMWLKLAEMFAPAYNITDFDKMPIPFRCVATEVSTGHPVVLKEGSLVNSIRASMAIPSVFTAVEIDGRVLVDGGIVRNLPVSDVKDMGADYIIGSSVSSGLLPQEKLTDAASILMQVIFLPDGLQHQEQVKLCSLYIEHPVEDDFSAASFGRGNEIIDVGIEQGWLWYPRLKHLADSLDAIYGKPDLNARGLPNTDSVFVSEVEVRGLKRTSEAYFLKMMGFDPQRYYNVARLSSRVRNVFGTRYYNRILYSLESLPNGTNKVIFDVEENALTQAKLALHYNSFSSISLNANLTTRNLFMPASRSLVTLALSENFRARGEHLQQFGKSNRLAFIAGAQFETFGFTNYQRFVPSGSQRQTFFKVESKLQYSTKRRLTLGTGWRYEWLHYRPSIASRLDLRGENQVQTLFGFVALNTLDASVLPRSGLKMGVEVGYLFQQRPALTAIINGDPFDNLDSLGIRANDFPRFTFNADCYKPLSRRTTLVWQAQAGLNFSYRQTLLNDFALGGLLRQFRNQVTFAGLQEATVYTPSVAALSVGVRQEILGNLFATLRADGAAHNFISRREGLQAPDFLSGAALTAAYNSPIGPLELSVMYSPESGRVGTYINFGLAF; translated from the coding sequence ATGAAGCAAATTTTACTTTGGGCAGTATTGCCACTCTTCCTTTGTTTTTCACTGCAAGCCCAACAACCTTCACAGGCCCGCCCCAAAATCGGCCTCGCCCTTAGCGGCGGCGGCGCCAAAGGGCTGGCACATATCGGCGTGCTGAAAGCCATTGATTCCGCCGGGCTTAAGATTGATTACCTCACAGGCACAAGCATGGGCAGCATTGTCGGCGGGCTGTACGCTCTGGGCTATTCGAGCGATTCGATTGAAAAAATGGCACGCACCCTCGAATGGGATGTGCTGCTCACCAACAGAACCTCCCTTCGGTCCATGATTATGGAAGAAAAGGAGGAGTACGGCAAATATGCGCTCGAGCTGCAACTGACCGGGGATGGCTTCAAGTTGCCTACGGGTGTGTTGGAAGGTACCGAAATGTGGCTGAAACTCGCCGAGATGTTTGCCCCTGCCTACAACATCACGGATTTTGACAAAATGCCGATTCCTTTCCGATGTGTCGCCACGGAGGTCAGCACAGGGCACCCCGTGGTGCTGAAAGAGGGTAGCCTGGTCAACTCCATTCGGGCAAGCATGGCTATTCCGAGTGTGTTCACGGCGGTGGAGATTGATGGCAGGGTGTTGGTGGATGGCGGCATCGTGCGCAATCTTCCCGTGTCCGATGTGAAAGACATGGGAGCCGATTACATCATTGGCAGTAGTGTGTCGAGTGGCCTCTTGCCGCAAGAAAAACTGACCGATGCCGCTTCGATTTTGATGCAAGTCATCTTTTTGCCCGATGGATTGCAACACCAAGAACAAGTCAAGTTGTGCAGCCTTTACATAGAACACCCGGTGGAGGACGACTTTAGCGCCGCGAGTTTTGGAAGGGGCAACGAGATTATTGATGTCGGCATAGAACAGGGATGGCTCTGGTACCCACGCCTCAAGCATCTGGCGGACTCGCTCGACGCCATTTATGGAAAGCCGGATTTGAACGCACGAGGCTTGCCAAACACGGATTCGGTCTTCGTGTCGGAGGTGGAAGTGCGCGGCCTGAAACGCACCAGCGAGGCTTACTTTCTCAAAATGATGGGTTTTGACCCTCAGCGTTATTACAACGTGGCGAGGCTTTCGAGCAGGGTGCGCAACGTATTCGGGACGCGCTACTACAATCGCATCCTTTACTCGCTGGAATCTTTGCCAAACGGCACGAACAAGGTGATTTTTGACGTGGAAGAAAACGCCCTCACGCAGGCAAAACTCGCGCTGCACTACAACTCGTTTAGCAGCATCAGCTTGAACGCCAACCTCACCACCCGCAATCTTTTCATGCCAGCGTCGCGTAGTTTGGTCACTTTGGCGCTGAGCGAGAACTTCCGGGCACGCGGCGAGCATTTGCAGCAATTTGGGAAAAGCAACCGACTGGCCTTTATCGCGGGTGCCCAGTTTGAAACGTTCGGCTTCACCAACTACCAACGGTTTGTCCCCAGTGGCTCGCAGCGCCAAACCTTTTTTAAAGTAGAATCCAAACTACAATATTCCACCAAACGCCGTCTGACACTCGGCACGGGTTGGCGCTACGAATGGCTCCACTACCGCCCCTCCATCGCGTCGCGGCTCGACTTGCGCGGCGAGAATCAGGTGCAGACACTGTTCGGCTTCGTGGCGCTCAACACGCTTGATGCCTCGGTGCTCCCCAGAAGCGGGTTAAAAATGGGCGTGGAAGTGGGCTACTTGTTTCAGCAGCGCCCCGCCCTCACGGCAATCATCAACGGCGACCCGTTCGACAATCTCGACTCGCTTGGCATCAGGGCCAACGACTTCCCTCGATTCACTTTCAATGCCGACTGTTACAAGCCTCTCAGCCGCCGCACCACGCTCGTGTGGCAAGCCCAAGCAGGCTTGAATTTTAGTTATCGGCAGACGCTGCTCAACGACTTTGCCCTCGGCGGCTTGTTGCGTCAGTTCCGCAACCAAGTCACGTTCGCAGGCTTGCAGGAGGCGACGGTCTATACACCCAGCGTGGCAGCATTGTCGGTGGGGGTGCGTCAGGAAATACTCGGCAATCTTTTTGCGACGCTTCGCGCCGATGGTGCCGCGCACAATTTTATCAGTCGCAGAGAAGGACTTCAAGCGCCCGATTTTCTTTCTGGCGCGGCGCTGACGGCTGCTTACAATTCACCCATCGGGCCGCTCGAACTCAGCGTGATGTATTCGCCCGAGTCGGGCAGGGTGGGGACTTACATCAATTTCGGGTTGGCGTTCTAA